A single Corynebacterium resistens DSM 45100 DNA region contains:
- a CDS encoding MFS transporter — MTNPTRKSATLSPTSDTQSSGSDTQSSGQPVNSPQILAENLEIQRPKVTKGWISRYGLAYFGSCVGWAGPSQLLLGNQLMLMRPDDKETALSLIMMLGGAAMVVTSLVTGLLSDRTRSKWGRRMPWVLAGSTLCSLCLVYAPTAPNFLLLVIMWGVFQVSMAFVTNNLLTIGPDVAPPSQYGTISGVLGASYTLGLVAGTVLASSLNIKSAYWAIAFVLIVTTVQMRFGSALRVILHAERQAFEPHDVFDLTPAEFRLSHPTEDTALSADPSTTGSPTAAHSLTVTHSPSVDSPSADSPSAHSPSADSPSSADARSYRDYWWIFGSRFVIHLGNFTALFYLLFYLADHLKVSDPNGGVMMLTIIFAGCTVATSIISGSLSDRMGKRKIFVILSASAIAVATLLMAFAQNMITVIIAAIILGLAWGVFSSVDQALINEALPSEKNRSRDISIMTLTVGISNMIAGGVAALALHHLGGYPGLYGLCAAVSLIGTLLVIPVRSSS; from the coding sequence ATGACTAATCCCACACGAAAAAGCGCTACACTTTCGCCCACGTCGGATACTCAATCATCAGGGTCGGATACTCAGTCATCAGGCCAGCCCGTCAATTCACCTCAGATTCTTGCCGAGAACCTAGAAATTCAACGTCCGAAAGTAACAAAGGGCTGGATAAGCCGCTACGGGCTAGCCTACTTCGGCTCTTGCGTGGGATGGGCGGGGCCTTCACAGCTACTGCTGGGCAACCAATTGATGCTCATGCGACCCGACGACAAGGAGACCGCGCTCTCGCTGATCATGATGCTCGGCGGGGCTGCGATGGTCGTCACCAGCCTGGTCACGGGGTTGCTAAGCGACCGAACACGAAGCAAGTGGGGGCGGCGAATGCCCTGGGTTCTTGCGGGGTCAACACTTTGTTCGCTTTGCCTTGTCTACGCCCCGACCGCCCCGAACTTCTTACTTTTGGTCATCATGTGGGGCGTGTTCCAAGTGAGCATGGCGTTTGTCACCAACAACTTGCTCACGATCGGCCCCGACGTTGCACCGCCCAGCCAGTACGGAACAATTTCCGGGGTATTAGGGGCAAGCTACACGCTCGGTCTCGTAGCGGGAACAGTCCTCGCTTCTTCACTCAACATTAAATCTGCGTATTGGGCAATCGCCTTCGTGCTAATCGTCACCACCGTACAAATGAGATTCGGTTCCGCGCTGCGGGTAATCCTCCATGCTGAACGCCAGGCCTTCGAACCCCATGACGTTTTTGATTTGACGCCAGCGGAGTTCCGCCTCTCCCACCCGACCGAAGACACCGCACTTTCCGCTGACCCATCCACTACCGGCTCTCCCACTGCCGCACATTCGCTCACAGTCACACATTCCCCCTCCGTCGATTCGCCATCCGCCGATTCGCCCTCGGCACATTCCCCCTCCGCCGATTCGCCCTCCTCAGCGGATGCTCGTTCTTACCGCGACTATTGGTGGATCTTTGGATCGCGTTTCGTCATCCACCTCGGCAACTTCACTGCGTTGTTTTACCTGCTGTTTTATCTCGCCGATCACCTCAAAGTCAGTGATCCGAATGGGGGCGTGATGATGCTGACCATCATCTTCGCAGGTTGCACCGTAGCCACCAGCATCATCAGTGGCTCGCTATCGGATCGCATGGGCAAGCGAAAAATCTTCGTCATCTTGAGCGCCAGCGCCATCGCTGTAGCCACGCTGCTCATGGCTTTTGCACAGAACATGATCACTGTCATCATCGCAGCGATCATCCTCGGTCTAGCGTGGGGTGTTTTCTCTTCGGTAGATCAAGCCCTCATCAATGAAGCGCTGCCCAGCGAGAAAAACCGTTCCCGCGATATCTCAATCATGACACTTACCGTGGGCATCTCTAACATGATCGCGGGAGGGGTTGCGGCCCTAGCGCTGCATCACTTGGGTGGCTATCCAGGGCTGTACGGATTGTGTGCCGCGGTGAGCTTGATCGGAACCCTGCTGGTCATTCCCGTTCGCAGTTCCTCCTAA